In a genomic window of Microbacterium amylolyticum:
- a CDS encoding GNAT family N-acetyltransferase, whose translation MSVNDAKTVPADETSRKSLENQGLVYRVIDDGDFAVLAPAEHRGFLGPEPTDEQIESERELLAERRVIGVFDETAPQPLPVGTVMSWGTPLTIPSGEIPMWAISGVTVAATHRRRGIARAMLEGELRAAQNAGFAIAGLTVSETTIYGRYGFEPAVPVQRLTIDVRRAGWAGGNPAAQIRFVDREQLADDLEALHERTRTSRLGDIPAWRRRWKQTMGLTPDAEKPRDIRGVRATDGEGNLVGAMSFTLGDGPDFQNHVLNVRHLVAATDDAYAALWRFALTYDLVGTVKAELRPVDEPLDWLVSDSRGIEHRVHDHGWLRILNVPEALAARPLSGPVGVRLRVTDPLGLADGAWTLLQIGGQGLQVKPLEDSERAEVTIDIGALSAAYLGAVTLEKLAAVGRVQGDPAKIRELSVALRTDSAPHLSIWY comes from the coding sequence GTGAGTGTGAACGATGCGAAAACCGTCCCAGCAGACGAAACCTCCCGCAAGAGCCTTGAGAACCAGGGCCTGGTCTACCGGGTGATCGATGACGGCGACTTCGCCGTGCTGGCTCCCGCGGAACATCGGGGGTTTCTCGGGCCCGAGCCCACTGACGAACAGATCGAGAGCGAGCGGGAGCTTCTTGCCGAGCGCCGCGTGATCGGCGTTTTCGACGAGACGGCCCCACAGCCGTTGCCCGTGGGAACGGTGATGTCGTGGGGCACGCCCCTGACGATCCCCAGCGGAGAGATTCCGATGTGGGCGATCAGCGGAGTGACGGTTGCTGCGACGCACCGGCGCCGGGGAATTGCTCGCGCGATGCTCGAGGGAGAGCTGCGCGCCGCGCAGAACGCGGGCTTTGCTATCGCCGGCCTCACGGTGTCGGAGACCACCATCTACGGGCGGTATGGGTTCGAGCCCGCTGTTCCGGTTCAGCGACTGACGATTGACGTGCGTCGAGCCGGATGGGCCGGCGGCAACCCCGCTGCGCAGATCCGGTTCGTGGATCGGGAACAGCTCGCCGACGACCTCGAGGCGCTTCACGAGCGCACGCGAACATCGAGGCTGGGCGACATTCCCGCGTGGCGTCGCCGCTGGAAGCAGACGATGGGACTCACCCCCGACGCCGAAAAGCCACGGGACATCCGCGGTGTGCGGGCGACCGATGGGGAGGGGAACCTCGTCGGCGCCATGTCGTTCACGCTGGGCGACGGTCCCGACTTCCAAAATCATGTATTGAACGTGCGGCATTTGGTTGCTGCGACCGACGACGCCTACGCGGCGCTGTGGCGCTTCGCACTGACCTATGACCTGGTCGGCACCGTGAAGGCCGAGCTGCGACCCGTTGACGAACCTCTCGATTGGCTGGTGTCCGACTCGCGCGGCATCGAGCATCGCGTGCACGATCACGGCTGGTTGCGCATTCTGAACGTGCCGGAGGCGCTCGCCGCGCGCCCGCTCTCCGGGCCCGTCGGGGTGCGGCTGCGCGTGACGGACCCGCTCGGGCTCGCAGACGGCGCCTGGACGCTGCTGCAGATCGGCGGCCAGGGGCTGCAGGTGAAGCCGCTGGAGGACAGCGAGCGCGCTGAAGTCACAATCGATATCGGCGCACTGTCTGCCGCCTATCTCGGAGCGGTCACCCTCGAGAAGCTGGCGGCGGTTGGTCGTGTGCAGGGCGACCCGGC